Proteins found in one Poecilia reticulata strain Guanapo linkage group LG6, Guppy_female_1.0+MT, whole genome shotgun sequence genomic segment:
- the chd2 gene encoding chromodomain-helicase-DNA-binding protein 2 isoform X1 — protein MMKNKNKKQEDEGSTQSNASSNSASEESNRSASESGSQSESEHGSVRRRSHNSESNSSSESESRSESESESAGSKSQQATSEAKDKPVRKKERLADVKKMWEEHPDVYGVRRSNRSRQEPARLNIGAEGSSDSESESPKRKSSRTKKKENIWKDDDSIDEEEEEKEETSDSSDSEQEEKKVRSRRLPARRPQTKSSKKQQSQKGRKLRKQESSAEDDDDDDDDDDDDDDDEEDTPKRQTRRRGATKIKSYKEDQHDFETDSDDLIEMTGDAGEEQQDDDSETIERVLDCRTGSKGVTGASTTVYAVEENGDPCEGFDPEKDEGETQYLIKWKGWSYIHNTWESIDSLTQQKVKGLKKLDNFKKKNDELNAWLSKASPEDVEFHNCQQELTSDLTKQFQVVERVIATKSGKTPGSSDFPSHSHKTPSSNEPEYLCKWMGLPYSECSWEDGALVRKKFQHCIDGFMSRNSSKTIPSKDCKVLKQRPRFVALKKQPSYIGDENLELRDYQLDGLNWLAHSWCRCNSVILADEMGLGKTIQTISFLSYLFHQHQLYGPFLVVVPLSTLTSWQREFDTWAPDMNVVVYLGDVMSRKTIRDYEWVNHQTKRIRFNALLTTYEILLKDKGVLGNINWAFLGVDEAHRLKNDDSLLYKSLMEFRSNHRLLITGTPLQNSLKELWSLLHFLMPDKFDSWEDFEDEHGKGRDNGYQSLHKVLEPFLLRRVKKDVEKSLPAKVEQILRVDMSAQQKQFYKWILTRNYKALSKGTRGSSSGFLNIVMELKKCCNHSFLIKQPEEGDGETQLETLQALVRGSGKLVLLDKLLTRLRERGNRVLIFSQMVRMLDILAEYLTKKRYPFQRLDGSIKGEIRKQALDHFNAEGSEDFCFLLSTRAGGLGINLASADTVVIFDSDWNPQNDLQAQARAHRIGQKKQVNIYRLVTKGTVEEDIIERAKKKMVLDHLVIQRMDTTGRTVLDNNSGNSNSNPFNKEELTAILKFGAEDLFKEAEGEESEPQEMDIDEILRLAETRETDQGSNATDELLSQFKVANFSSMEDTTPEFEEKPIREWDDIIPEEHRRKIEEEEKQREMEDIFMLPRSRSSNKRAQANDSDSDVGSKLKQRSSGSDSETDDSDDDKKPKKRGRPRARKNNVEGFTDAEIRRFIKAYKKFGSPLERLEAIARDSELVDKSIADLKRLGELIHSSCVTAVQEHEEQLKENPVEAKGPGKRRGINIKISGVQVNAKSIIQHEEEFEPLHKVVPLIPAERNKFKLTCRVKVAHFDVEWDLQDDTQLLLGIYEHGFGNWDLIKTDPDLQLADKILPDDPNKKPQGKQLQARAEYLLKLLKKEQDNAILSKSGEEVKVRKRKPRAKKEAKVLKDEQGNEISSPRLSDNPSEEGEVKEEGAEKSPVKKRQKKKDNKENKEKQGTPKKEKDGDKEKKTAKPRKEKAKGAKGKKTQGPVHITAGSEPVPIEGKEDDELDQETFSICKERMRPVKKALKQLDKPDEGLSDQEQLQHTRTCLLKIGDRITECLKAYSDPEHVKMWRRNLWIFVSKFTEFSARKLHKLYKMAQKKRSHDEEKEHKKKDDTSGRMKSFRPEPSGSSRDSTGTPSSKTGPLPSQSGTHGHHREPYNAANKRHFGNNDRGDWSRDRKYGYQGNSNQPWQGDRHHPYDPHRYKDHYGDRRPHGDAYRSSGGYRNNTSPRKRPYEQYGNDRDHRGHRPYYDRHPDPKRRRPDEFHPSYHQGRDGPPQDFRRMPDHRAQGPPGPDHYNRPFHPDKPLPLMDPRSPQAQKSPQDSRSPLERPMDPGLMPDPNWNSRKT, from the exons AtgatgaagaataaaaataaaaaacaagaggaCGAAGGATCGACCCAGAGTAATGCTTCAAG CAATTCGGCTTCAGAGGAGTCCAACCGTTCGGCGTCCGAGTCTGGAAGTCAGTCAGAAAGCGAGCATGGCAGTGTGAGGCGGCGATCGCACAACTCTGAGTCAAACAGCTCCTCTGAGTCGGAGAGCCGCTCCGAGTCAGAGAGCGAGTCCGCCGGGTCCAAATCTCAGCAAGCCACTTCCGAGGCCAAAGACAAGCCAGTCAGGAAGAAGGAGCGCCTGGCTGATGTGAAGAAG ATGTGGGAAGAACACCCAGATGTGTACGGCGTCAGGAGGTCGAATCGCAGCAGACAGGAGCCGGCTCGTCTCAACATCGGAGCTGAG GGCAGCAGCGACTCTGAGAGCGAGAGCcctaaaagaaaatcttctcGAACAAAGAAAAAGGA AAATATCTGGAAAGATGATGACTCAattgatgaagaggaggaggagaaggaggagacaTCCGACAGTTCAGACAGTgagcaggaagagaaaaaagttaGATCCAGACGACTTCCTGCTAGAAG GCCTCAGACCAAATCATCAAAAAAGCAGCAGTCTCAAAAAGGAAGGAAGTTGAGAAAACAGGAATCATCAGCTGAAGACgacgatgatgacgatgatgatgatgacgacgacgatgacGACGAAGAAGACACTCCAAAGAGACAGACTCGAAGAAGAGGGGCCACAAAAATTAAGAG ctataaagaagATCAGCATGACTTCGAAACTGACTCTGACGACCTGATCGAAATGACCGGAGACGCCGGTGAGGAGCAGCAGGACGACGACAGCGAGACCATCGAGAGGGTTCTCGATTGCAGGACCGGCAGCAAAGGAG TCACTGGTGCTTCCACCACTGTGTACGCCGTGGAGGAGAACGGGGACCCGTGTGAAGGTTTTGATCCCGAGAAAGATGAAGGAGAGACTCAGTATCTGATCAAGTGGAAGGGCTGGTCCTACATCCACAACACCTGGGAGAGCATCGACTCGCTAACGCAGCAAAAGGTCAAGGGGCTGAAGAAACTGGACAACTTTAAGAAGAAAAACGATGAGTTGAATGCTTG GTTAAGTAAAGCGTCTCCAGAGGATGTGGAGTTTCATAACTGCCAGCAGGAGCTCACATCTGACCTGACGAAGCAGTTTCAAGTTGTGGAGCGAGTCATTG CAACCAAATCAGGAAAGACTCCAGGTTCCTCTGATTTTCCCT CCCACAGTCACAAGACTCCGTCCTCGAACGAGCCGGAGTATCTGTGCAAGTGGATGGGCTTGCCGTACTCCGAGTGCAGCTGGGAGGACGGCGCCTTGGTCAGGAAGAAGTTTCAGCACTGCATCGACGGCTTCATGAGCCGCAACTCCAGTAAAACCATCCCGTCCAAGGACTGCAAG GTATTAAAGCAAAGGCCGAGGTTTGTCGCCTTAAAGAAACAGCCATCGTATATTGGCGATGAGAACCTTGAGCTAAGAGATTACCAGCTGGACGGGTTGAACTGGCTGGCTCACTCCTGGTGCAG GTGCAACAGCGTCATCCTGGCCGACGAGATGGGGCTGGGGAAGACCATCCAGACCATCTCCTTCCTGTCCTACCTGTTCCACCAGCATCAGCTCTACGGACCCTTTCTGGTGGTGGTGCCTCTGTCCACGCTGACCTCCTGGCAGAGGGAGTTTGACACCTGGGCTCCGGACATGAACGTGGTGGTGTACTTGGGCGACGTCATGAGCAGGAAAACG ATCCGGGACTACGAGTGGGTGAACCATCAAACCAAAAGAATCCGTTTCAACGCCCTCTTAACTACCTATGAGATTCTGCTTAAAGACAAG GGCGTCCTGGGGAATATTAACTGGGCCTTCCTGGGTGTGGATGAAGCTCACAGGCTGAAGAATGATGACTCCCTGCTCTACAAATCCTTAATGGAGTTCAGATCCAACCATAGGCTCCTCATTACCGGCACTCCGCTTCAGAACTCCCTCAAGGAGCTCTGGTCTCTGTTGCACTTCCTCATGCCCGACAA GTTTGACTCCTGGGAGGATTTTGAGGATGAACACGGAAAAGGGAGGGACAACGGCTATCAGAGTCTCCACAAAGTCCTGGAGCCGTTCCTGCTCCGAAGGGTCAAGAAAGACGTAGAGAAATCTCTACCTGCCAAGGTGGAGCAAATCCTCCGCGTTGACATGTCGGCACAGCAGAAACAGTTCTAcaa GTGGATTTTAACAAGGAATTACAAAGCCCTCTCCAAAGGCACCCGCGGCAGCTCCAGTGGCTTCCTAAACATTGTGATGGAGCTTAAAAAGTGCTGCAACCACAGTTTCCTCATTAAGCAGCCTGAGGAGGGAGACGGCGAAACGCAGCTGGAAACCCTGCAG gCTTTGGTGAGGGGCAGTGGAAAACTGGTCCTGCTGGACAAGCTGCTGACCCGACTCCGCGAACGAGGCAACAGAGTCCTGATCTTCTCCCAGATGGTCAGGATGTTGGACATACTGGCCGAATATCTCACAAAGAAGCGATACCCTTTTCAG CGGCTGGACGGTTCCATAAAGGGAGAAATCCGAAAGCAGGCGCTCGACCACTTTAACGCAGAGGGATCAGAG GACTTCTGCTTCCTGTTATCCACCAGAGCTGGTGGTTTGGGTATTAACTTGGCCTCGGCGGACACTGTCGTTATATTTGACTCGGACTGGAACCCTCAGAACGACCTGCAGGCCCAGGCCAGAGCCCACAGGATTGGACAGAAGAAGCAG GTGAATATATATCGGCTCGTCACCAAAGGGACGGTGGAAGAGGACATCATCGAGAGGGCAAAGAAGAAGATGGTTTTGGACCATCTGGTCATTCAAAGAATGGACACGACAGGTCGAACGGTTCTGGATAACAACTCAGGAAACTCAAA TTCAAACCCCTTCAATAAAGAAGAGCTGACCGCTATTCTCAAGTTTGGTGCTGAAGATCTGTTCAAagaggcagagggagaggaGTCCGAACCACAG gaGATGGATATAGATGAGATCTTGAGGTTGGCAGAAACAAGAGAAACGGATCAAGGCTCCAACGCTACAGATGAGCTTCTGTCACAGTTTAAG GTCGCCAACTTCTCCAGTATGGAAGACACCACTCCGGAGTTTGAGGAGAAGCCCATACGGGAATGGGACGACATCATTCCCGAGGAGCACCGGCGTAAaattgaggaggaggagaagcagcgGGAGATGGAAGACATCTTCATGCTGCCCAGGAGCAGGAGCTCCAACAAGAGG gctCAAGCCAATGACAGCGACAGCGATGTGGGCTCGAAGCTCAAGCAGCGCTCGTCTGGCTCGGACAGCGAGACGGACGACAGCGACGACGACAAGAAGCCGAAAAAACGAGGCAGACCACGAGCTCGCAAAAACAACGTGGAGGGCTTCACCGACGCAGAAATCCGCAG ATTCATTAAAGCCTATAAGAAGTTTGGATCTCCACTGGAGAG ACTGGAAGCCATCGCCCGAGACTCTGAGTTGGTGGACAAATCCATCGCGGACCTGAAGAGGCTGGGCGAACTGATTCACTCCAGCTGTGTGACGGCCGTGCAGGAGCACGAGGAACAGCTCAAAGAGAACCCAGTTGAAG ccaaAGGTCCTGGGAAACGCAGAGGAATCAACATCAAAATTTCAGGAGTTCAGGTCAATGCCAAGTCAATCATTCAGCACGAGGAGGAGTTTGAGCCGCTTCACAAAGTCGTGCCGCTTATCCCCGCTGAGAGGAACAA GTTCAAGCTGACTTGCAGGGTTAAAGTCGCCCACTTCGACGTGGAGTGGGATCTGCAGGACGACACTCAGCTTCTACTGGGCATTTACGAGCACGGCTTTGGAAACTGGGATCTGATAAAGACGGATCCTGACCTGCAACTGGCTGATAAG ATTCTTCCAGACGACCCAAACAAGAAGCCTCAGGGCAAGCAGTTGCAGGCGAGAGCCGAGTATCTGCTCAAGCTGCTTAAGAAAGAGCAAGACAACGCGATTCTGTCTAAATCCGGAGAGGAG GTTaaagtgaggaagaggaagccCCGAGCTAAGAAGGAAGCCAAGGTTCTCAAAGACGAGCAGGGCAACGAGATCTCGTCCCCCCGGCTGTCCGATAACCCGTCAGAGGAAGGAGAGGTCAAG GAAGAGGGAGCGGAGAAGTCTCCTGTGAAGAAGaggcaaaagaaaaaggataacaaggaaaacaaagaaaaacagggaacacctaaaaaagagaaagacggagacaaggaaaagaaaactgccAAACCCAGAAAGGAGAAG GCTAAGGGAGCCAAAGGGAAGAAGACTCAAGGTCCAGTTCACATCACGGCCGGTTCCGAGCCCGTTCCCATCGAAGGAAAGGAGGACGACGAGCTCGACCAGGAAACTTTTAGCATT TGTAAGGAGCGCATGCGGCCGGTGAAGAAGGCCCTCAAGCAGCTGGACAAACCCGATGAAGGACTGTCTGACCAGGAGCAGCTCcagcacacacgcacatgcCTGCTGAAGATCGGAGACCGAATCACAGAGTGCCTTAAAGCGTACAGCGACCCCGAACATGTCAAGATGTGgcgcag GAATCTCTGGATTTTTGTGTCAAAGTTTACAGAGTTCAGTGCCAGAAAGCTCCACAAGCTTTACAAAATGGCTCAGAAGAAGCGATCGCACGATGAAGAG AAGGAGCACAAGAAGAAGGACGATACCTCAGGGAGGATGAAATCTTTTAGACCAGAACCTTCGGGGTCCAGCCGAGACTCCACAGGGACGCCGTCCTCCAAAACCGGGCCTCTCCCGAGCCAATCAGGAACACACGGACACCACAGGGAACCGTACAACGCTGCTAACAAACGACACTTTGGCAACAACG atcGGGGAGACTGGTCGAGGGACCGTAAATACGGTTACCAAGGAAACAGCAATCAGCCTTGGCAGGGAGACCGCCACCATCCATACGACCCTCATCGTTACAAGGATCACTACGGAGATCGACGTCCCCACGGAGATGCATATCGAAGCTCAGGAGGTTACCGTAACAACACCTCTCCTCGAAAAAGGCCGTATGAGCAGTACGGCAACGACAGGGACCACCGGGGACATCGGCCCTATTACGACAG GCACCCGGACCCCAAACGGAGACGTCCCGATGAGTTCCACCCCAGCTACCACCAGGGCAGGGACGGCCCTCCTCAGGACTTCAGGAGGATGCCGGATCACAGAGCACAGGGTCCGCCGGGGCCGGATCACTACAACCGGCCCTTCCACCCGGACAAACCCCTCCCGCTGATGGACCCCCGCTCCCCGCAGGCCCAGAAGTCTCCGCAGGACTCCCGCTCCCCGCTGGAGCGCCCCATGGATCCCGGCCTTATGCCGGACCCAAACTGGAACAGCAGGAAAACATAA
- the chd2 gene encoding chromodomain-helicase-DNA-binding protein 2 isoform X2, which translates to MMKNKNKKQEDEGSTQSNASSNSASEESNRSASESGSQSESEHGSVRRRSHNSESNSSSESESRSESESESAGSKSQQATSEAKDKPVRKKERLADVKKMWEEHPDVYGVRRSNRSRQEPARLNIGAEGSSDSESESPKRKSSRTKKKEPQTKSSKKQQSQKGRKLRKQESSAEDDDDDDDDDDDDDDDEEDTPKRQTRRRGATKIKSYKEDQHDFETDSDDLIEMTGDAGEEQQDDDSETIERVLDCRTGSKGVTGASTTVYAVEENGDPCEGFDPEKDEGETQYLIKWKGWSYIHNTWESIDSLTQQKVKGLKKLDNFKKKNDELNAWLSKASPEDVEFHNCQQELTSDLTKQFQVVERVIATKSGKTPGSSDFPSHSHKTPSSNEPEYLCKWMGLPYSECSWEDGALVRKKFQHCIDGFMSRNSSKTIPSKDCKVLKQRPRFVALKKQPSYIGDENLELRDYQLDGLNWLAHSWCRCNSVILADEMGLGKTIQTISFLSYLFHQHQLYGPFLVVVPLSTLTSWQREFDTWAPDMNVVVYLGDVMSRKTIRDYEWVNHQTKRIRFNALLTTYEILLKDKGVLGNINWAFLGVDEAHRLKNDDSLLYKSLMEFRSNHRLLITGTPLQNSLKELWSLLHFLMPDKFDSWEDFEDEHGKGRDNGYQSLHKVLEPFLLRRVKKDVEKSLPAKVEQILRVDMSAQQKQFYKWILTRNYKALSKGTRGSSSGFLNIVMELKKCCNHSFLIKQPEEGDGETQLETLQALVRGSGKLVLLDKLLTRLRERGNRVLIFSQMVRMLDILAEYLTKKRYPFQRLDGSIKGEIRKQALDHFNAEGSEDFCFLLSTRAGGLGINLASADTVVIFDSDWNPQNDLQAQARAHRIGQKKQVNIYRLVTKGTVEEDIIERAKKKMVLDHLVIQRMDTTGRTVLDNNSGNSNSNPFNKEELTAILKFGAEDLFKEAEGEESEPQEMDIDEILRLAETRETDQGSNATDELLSQFKVANFSSMEDTTPEFEEKPIREWDDIIPEEHRRKIEEEEKQREMEDIFMLPRSRSSNKRAQANDSDSDVGSKLKQRSSGSDSETDDSDDDKKPKKRGRPRARKNNVEGFTDAEIRRFIKAYKKFGSPLERLEAIARDSELVDKSIADLKRLGELIHSSCVTAVQEHEEQLKENPVEAKGPGKRRGINIKISGVQVNAKSIIQHEEEFEPLHKVVPLIPAERNKFKLTCRVKVAHFDVEWDLQDDTQLLLGIYEHGFGNWDLIKTDPDLQLADKILPDDPNKKPQGKQLQARAEYLLKLLKKEQDNAILSKSGEEVKVRKRKPRAKKEAKVLKDEQGNEISSPRLSDNPSEEGEVKEEGAEKSPVKKRQKKKDNKENKEKQGTPKKEKDGDKEKKTAKPRKEKAKGAKGKKTQGPVHITAGSEPVPIEGKEDDELDQETFSICKERMRPVKKALKQLDKPDEGLSDQEQLQHTRTCLLKIGDRITECLKAYSDPEHVKMWRRNLWIFVSKFTEFSARKLHKLYKMAQKKRSHDEEKEHKKKDDTSGRMKSFRPEPSGSSRDSTGTPSSKTGPLPSQSGTHGHHREPYNAANKRHFGNNDRGDWSRDRKYGYQGNSNQPWQGDRHHPYDPHRYKDHYGDRRPHGDAYRSSGGYRNNTSPRKRPYEQYGNDRDHRGHRPYYDRHPDPKRRRPDEFHPSYHQGRDGPPQDFRRMPDHRAQGPPGPDHYNRPFHPDKPLPLMDPRSPQAQKSPQDSRSPLERPMDPGLMPDPNWNSRKT; encoded by the exons AtgatgaagaataaaaataaaaaacaagaggaCGAAGGATCGACCCAGAGTAATGCTTCAAG CAATTCGGCTTCAGAGGAGTCCAACCGTTCGGCGTCCGAGTCTGGAAGTCAGTCAGAAAGCGAGCATGGCAGTGTGAGGCGGCGATCGCACAACTCTGAGTCAAACAGCTCCTCTGAGTCGGAGAGCCGCTCCGAGTCAGAGAGCGAGTCCGCCGGGTCCAAATCTCAGCAAGCCACTTCCGAGGCCAAAGACAAGCCAGTCAGGAAGAAGGAGCGCCTGGCTGATGTGAAGAAG ATGTGGGAAGAACACCCAGATGTGTACGGCGTCAGGAGGTCGAATCGCAGCAGACAGGAGCCGGCTCGTCTCAACATCGGAGCTGAG GGCAGCAGCGACTCTGAGAGCGAGAGCcctaaaagaaaatcttctcGAACAAAGAAAAAGGA GCCTCAGACCAAATCATCAAAAAAGCAGCAGTCTCAAAAAGGAAGGAAGTTGAGAAAACAGGAATCATCAGCTGAAGACgacgatgatgacgatgatgatgatgacgacgacgatgacGACGAAGAAGACACTCCAAAGAGACAGACTCGAAGAAGAGGGGCCACAAAAATTAAGAG ctataaagaagATCAGCATGACTTCGAAACTGACTCTGACGACCTGATCGAAATGACCGGAGACGCCGGTGAGGAGCAGCAGGACGACGACAGCGAGACCATCGAGAGGGTTCTCGATTGCAGGACCGGCAGCAAAGGAG TCACTGGTGCTTCCACCACTGTGTACGCCGTGGAGGAGAACGGGGACCCGTGTGAAGGTTTTGATCCCGAGAAAGATGAAGGAGAGACTCAGTATCTGATCAAGTGGAAGGGCTGGTCCTACATCCACAACACCTGGGAGAGCATCGACTCGCTAACGCAGCAAAAGGTCAAGGGGCTGAAGAAACTGGACAACTTTAAGAAGAAAAACGATGAGTTGAATGCTTG GTTAAGTAAAGCGTCTCCAGAGGATGTGGAGTTTCATAACTGCCAGCAGGAGCTCACATCTGACCTGACGAAGCAGTTTCAAGTTGTGGAGCGAGTCATTG CAACCAAATCAGGAAAGACTCCAGGTTCCTCTGATTTTCCCT CCCACAGTCACAAGACTCCGTCCTCGAACGAGCCGGAGTATCTGTGCAAGTGGATGGGCTTGCCGTACTCCGAGTGCAGCTGGGAGGACGGCGCCTTGGTCAGGAAGAAGTTTCAGCACTGCATCGACGGCTTCATGAGCCGCAACTCCAGTAAAACCATCCCGTCCAAGGACTGCAAG GTATTAAAGCAAAGGCCGAGGTTTGTCGCCTTAAAGAAACAGCCATCGTATATTGGCGATGAGAACCTTGAGCTAAGAGATTACCAGCTGGACGGGTTGAACTGGCTGGCTCACTCCTGGTGCAG GTGCAACAGCGTCATCCTGGCCGACGAGATGGGGCTGGGGAAGACCATCCAGACCATCTCCTTCCTGTCCTACCTGTTCCACCAGCATCAGCTCTACGGACCCTTTCTGGTGGTGGTGCCTCTGTCCACGCTGACCTCCTGGCAGAGGGAGTTTGACACCTGGGCTCCGGACATGAACGTGGTGGTGTACTTGGGCGACGTCATGAGCAGGAAAACG ATCCGGGACTACGAGTGGGTGAACCATCAAACCAAAAGAATCCGTTTCAACGCCCTCTTAACTACCTATGAGATTCTGCTTAAAGACAAG GGCGTCCTGGGGAATATTAACTGGGCCTTCCTGGGTGTGGATGAAGCTCACAGGCTGAAGAATGATGACTCCCTGCTCTACAAATCCTTAATGGAGTTCAGATCCAACCATAGGCTCCTCATTACCGGCACTCCGCTTCAGAACTCCCTCAAGGAGCTCTGGTCTCTGTTGCACTTCCTCATGCCCGACAA GTTTGACTCCTGGGAGGATTTTGAGGATGAACACGGAAAAGGGAGGGACAACGGCTATCAGAGTCTCCACAAAGTCCTGGAGCCGTTCCTGCTCCGAAGGGTCAAGAAAGACGTAGAGAAATCTCTACCTGCCAAGGTGGAGCAAATCCTCCGCGTTGACATGTCGGCACAGCAGAAACAGTTCTAcaa GTGGATTTTAACAAGGAATTACAAAGCCCTCTCCAAAGGCACCCGCGGCAGCTCCAGTGGCTTCCTAAACATTGTGATGGAGCTTAAAAAGTGCTGCAACCACAGTTTCCTCATTAAGCAGCCTGAGGAGGGAGACGGCGAAACGCAGCTGGAAACCCTGCAG gCTTTGGTGAGGGGCAGTGGAAAACTGGTCCTGCTGGACAAGCTGCTGACCCGACTCCGCGAACGAGGCAACAGAGTCCTGATCTTCTCCCAGATGGTCAGGATGTTGGACATACTGGCCGAATATCTCACAAAGAAGCGATACCCTTTTCAG CGGCTGGACGGTTCCATAAAGGGAGAAATCCGAAAGCAGGCGCTCGACCACTTTAACGCAGAGGGATCAGAG GACTTCTGCTTCCTGTTATCCACCAGAGCTGGTGGTTTGGGTATTAACTTGGCCTCGGCGGACACTGTCGTTATATTTGACTCGGACTGGAACCCTCAGAACGACCTGCAGGCCCAGGCCAGAGCCCACAGGATTGGACAGAAGAAGCAG GTGAATATATATCGGCTCGTCACCAAAGGGACGGTGGAAGAGGACATCATCGAGAGGGCAAAGAAGAAGATGGTTTTGGACCATCTGGTCATTCAAAGAATGGACACGACAGGTCGAACGGTTCTGGATAACAACTCAGGAAACTCAAA TTCAAACCCCTTCAATAAAGAAGAGCTGACCGCTATTCTCAAGTTTGGTGCTGAAGATCTGTTCAAagaggcagagggagaggaGTCCGAACCACAG gaGATGGATATAGATGAGATCTTGAGGTTGGCAGAAACAAGAGAAACGGATCAAGGCTCCAACGCTACAGATGAGCTTCTGTCACAGTTTAAG GTCGCCAACTTCTCCAGTATGGAAGACACCACTCCGGAGTTTGAGGAGAAGCCCATACGGGAATGGGACGACATCATTCCCGAGGAGCACCGGCGTAAaattgaggaggaggagaagcagcgGGAGATGGAAGACATCTTCATGCTGCCCAGGAGCAGGAGCTCCAACAAGAGG gctCAAGCCAATGACAGCGACAGCGATGTGGGCTCGAAGCTCAAGCAGCGCTCGTCTGGCTCGGACAGCGAGACGGACGACAGCGACGACGACAAGAAGCCGAAAAAACGAGGCAGACCACGAGCTCGCAAAAACAACGTGGAGGGCTTCACCGACGCAGAAATCCGCAG ATTCATTAAAGCCTATAAGAAGTTTGGATCTCCACTGGAGAG ACTGGAAGCCATCGCCCGAGACTCTGAGTTGGTGGACAAATCCATCGCGGACCTGAAGAGGCTGGGCGAACTGATTCACTCCAGCTGTGTGACGGCCGTGCAGGAGCACGAGGAACAGCTCAAAGAGAACCCAGTTGAAG ccaaAGGTCCTGGGAAACGCAGAGGAATCAACATCAAAATTTCAGGAGTTCAGGTCAATGCCAAGTCAATCATTCAGCACGAGGAGGAGTTTGAGCCGCTTCACAAAGTCGTGCCGCTTATCCCCGCTGAGAGGAACAA GTTCAAGCTGACTTGCAGGGTTAAAGTCGCCCACTTCGACGTGGAGTGGGATCTGCAGGACGACACTCAGCTTCTACTGGGCATTTACGAGCACGGCTTTGGAAACTGGGATCTGATAAAGACGGATCCTGACCTGCAACTGGCTGATAAG ATTCTTCCAGACGACCCAAACAAGAAGCCTCAGGGCAAGCAGTTGCAGGCGAGAGCCGAGTATCTGCTCAAGCTGCTTAAGAAAGAGCAAGACAACGCGATTCTGTCTAAATCCGGAGAGGAG GTTaaagtgaggaagaggaagccCCGAGCTAAGAAGGAAGCCAAGGTTCTCAAAGACGAGCAGGGCAACGAGATCTCGTCCCCCCGGCTGTCCGATAACCCGTCAGAGGAAGGAGAGGTCAAG GAAGAGGGAGCGGAGAAGTCTCCTGTGAAGAAGaggcaaaagaaaaaggataacaaggaaaacaaagaaaaacagggaacacctaaaaaagagaaagacggagacaaggaaaagaaaactgccAAACCCAGAAAGGAGAAG GCTAAGGGAGCCAAAGGGAAGAAGACTCAAGGTCCAGTTCACATCACGGCCGGTTCCGAGCCCGTTCCCATCGAAGGAAAGGAGGACGACGAGCTCGACCAGGAAACTTTTAGCATT TGTAAGGAGCGCATGCGGCCGGTGAAGAAGGCCCTCAAGCAGCTGGACAAACCCGATGAAGGACTGTCTGACCAGGAGCAGCTCcagcacacacgcacatgcCTGCTGAAGATCGGAGACCGAATCACAGAGTGCCTTAAAGCGTACAGCGACCCCGAACATGTCAAGATGTGgcgcag GAATCTCTGGATTTTTGTGTCAAAGTTTACAGAGTTCAGTGCCAGAAAGCTCCACAAGCTTTACAAAATGGCTCAGAAGAAGCGATCGCACGATGAAGAG AAGGAGCACAAGAAGAAGGACGATACCTCAGGGAGGATGAAATCTTTTAGACCAGAACCTTCGGGGTCCAGCCGAGACTCCACAGGGACGCCGTCCTCCAAAACCGGGCCTCTCCCGAGCCAATCAGGAACACACGGACACCACAGGGAACCGTACAACGCTGCTAACAAACGACACTTTGGCAACAACG atcGGGGAGACTGGTCGAGGGACCGTAAATACGGTTACCAAGGAAACAGCAATCAGCCTTGGCAGGGAGACCGCCACCATCCATACGACCCTCATCGTTACAAGGATCACTACGGAGATCGACGTCCCCACGGAGATGCATATCGAAGCTCAGGAGGTTACCGTAACAACACCTCTCCTCGAAAAAGGCCGTATGAGCAGTACGGCAACGACAGGGACCACCGGGGACATCGGCCCTATTACGACAG GCACCCGGACCCCAAACGGAGACGTCCCGATGAGTTCCACCCCAGCTACCACCAGGGCAGGGACGGCCCTCCTCAGGACTTCAGGAGGATGCCGGATCACAGAGCACAGGGTCCGCCGGGGCCGGATCACTACAACCGGCCCTTCCACCCGGACAAACCCCTCCCGCTGATGGACCCCCGCTCCCCGCAGGCCCAGAAGTCTCCGCAGGACTCCCGCTCCCCGCTGGAGCGCCCCATGGATCCCGGCCTTATGCCGGACCCAAACTGGAACAGCAGGAAAACATAA